Proteins co-encoded in one Euleptes europaea isolate rEulEur1 chromosome 1, rEulEur1.hap1, whole genome shotgun sequence genomic window:
- the LOC130473362 gene encoding zinc finger protein 160-like — MPVCQEETKTVATNSGNDLERKNKCHVCGKYFSQKSNLARHCRVHLGHKLYKCLRCQKQFASKSHLLNHKRIHTGEKPYKCLECGKRFSQQPHLLSHKRIHTGEKPYKCLECGKCFAHDSGLLSHQRIHTGEKPYTCSECEKCFSQHAHLVSHKRLHTGEKPYKCMECGKCFSQHAHLVSHKRIHTGETPYKCLECQKLFARKSHLLSHKRIHTGEKPYKCPECGKCFAHDSGLLSHRRIHTGKKPYTCSECGKCFSQHIQLVTHQRVHTGEKPYKCLECGKCFSQSAHLKSHQRVHTGEKPYKCMDCEKFFSQHSHLVSHQRQHTGQKPYKCMECGKCFAYNSALLVHKRIHTGEKPYKCLECGKCFGRHSHLAKHRKIHTGERNYKCTKPYKCSECGKCFSHQPALMVHQRVHTGEKPYKCLECGKCFGYQSYLVDHHRLHTGEKPYKCLECGKCFVQRSNFVTHQRIHRREKPYECSQCGKCFTQQSNLVIHQRVHSGEKPCKCLECGKCFAHLSDLQQHKKVHTGEKPYKCTKCGKCYAYRSAYVKHQKVHSGQKPYKCPECGKCFSQHPHLVIHQKVHLEGKQKRRSRSVDHPKVERSSLKNGKRQKIHSGKKTT, encoded by the exons ATGCCAGTTTGTCAGGAAGAAACAAAGACTGTGGCCACCAACTCAG GAAATGACTTGGAAAGGAAAAACAAGTGCCATGTATGTGGAAAATATTTTAGTCAGAAATCGAATCTCGCCAGACACTGCCGAGTCCACCTAGGGCATAAACTATATAAGTGCTTGAGGTGTCAGAAACAGTTTGCTAGCAAATCACACCTTTTGAACCacaagagaatccacacaggagagaaaccctataaatgttTAGAATGTGGGAAGCGATTTTCTCAACAGCCTCACCTTTTGAGCCacaagagaatccacacaggagaaaaaccctataaatgtttggagtgtgggaagTGTTTTGCACATGACTCAGGACTTCTGAgtcaccagagaatccacacgggagaaaAACCTTATACATGCTCAGAGTGTGAAAAGTGTTTTTCCCAACACGCTCATCTTGTGAGTCATAAGAGacttcacacaggagagaaaccttacaaatgcatggagtgtggaaagtgtttttcCCAACATGCTCATCTTGTGAGCCacaagagaatccacacaggagagacaccctataaatgtttgga ATGTCAGAAACTGTTTGCTCGCAAATCACACCTTTTGAGCCacaagagaatccacacaggagagaaaccttataaatgtccGGAGTGTGGAAAATGTTTTGCACATGACTCAGGACTTCTAAGTCACCGCAGAATCCACACGGGGAAAAAACCTTAtacatgctcagagtgtggaaagtgtttttcCCAACACATTCAACTTGTGACGCATCAGAgagttcacacaggagagaaaccttacaaatgtctggagtgtggaaagtgtttttcCCAGTCAGCTCATCTTAAGAGCCATCAGAGAgttcacactggagagaaaccttacaaatgcATGGATTGTGagaaatttttttcccaacactCTCACCTTGTGAGTCATCAGAGACAACACACTGGACAGAAACCCTacaaatgcatggagtgtggaaaatgtTTTGCATACAACTCAGCCTTGTTGgtacataaaagaatccacactggagagaaaccctataaatgtttggagtgtggaaagtgctttggTCGCCATTCCCACCTTGCAAAACATCGgaaaattcacacaggagagagaaACTATAAGTGCACA aaaccttataaatgttcCGAGTGTGGGAAGTGTTTTTCTCACCAGCCAGCTCTTATGGTCCATCAGAgagtccacactggagagaaaccgtacaaatgcttggaatgtgggaaaTGTTTTGGTTACCAATCCTATCTTGTGGATCATCACAGgctgcacacaggggagaaaccttataaatgtttaGAGTGTGGGAAGTGTTTTGTTCAGAGATCTAACTTTGTGACACACCAAAGGATCCACAGAagggagaaaccatatgaatgttCACAGTGTGGCAAATGTTTCACACAACAATCCAACTTAGTGATACACCAGAGA GTTCACTCAGGAGAGAAACCTTgcaagtgcttggagtgtgggaaatgttttgctcACCTGTCAGACCTTCAGCAACACAAGAaagtccacactggagagaaaccttataaatgcacCAAATGTGGGAAATGTTATGCTTACCGCTCAGCATATGTAAAACATCAGAAGGTTCACTCAGGacagaaaccttataaatgccctgagtgtggaaagtgtttttcTCAGCACCCACATCTTGTGATTCACCAGAAGGTCCACCTGGAAGGCAAACAAAAGCGAAGATCCCGTTCAG TGGATCATCCAAAGGTTGAACGCTCTTCGCTCAAGAATGGAAAACGTCAGAAAATCCACTCAGGAAAGAAAACTACATGA